A stretch of the Conger conger chromosome 3, fConCon1.1, whole genome shotgun sequence genome encodes the following:
- the LOC133124743 gene encoding voltage-gated potassium channel subunit beta-3-like — translation MQVSIACTEHNLKSRSSEDRLCGLRTIAPGGGCPSGGGGGGGGGGGGGGGGGGQGGNGHQVQMKSRAAVATRTVTQGHAHMKETIGRHSSMKYRNLGKSGLRVSCLGLGTWVTFGSQISDEMAENVMTIAYENGVNLFDTAEVYASGRAEITLGNIIKKKGWRRSSFVVTTKIYWGGQAETERGLSRKHIIEGLRGSLSRLQLEYVDIVFANRTDVNSPMEEVVRAMTFVINQGMAMYWGTSRWSAMEIMEAYSVARQFNLIPPVCEQAEYHYFQRDKVEVQLPELYHKIGVGAMTWSPLACGLITGKYSDGVPDCSRAAMKGYQWLKERVNSEEGRRQLAKIKELHLLADRLGCTAAQLAIAWCLRSEGVSSVLMGVSNTEQLLENLGSIRVLSQMTAQTVNEMDSLLGNKPHSKKESRA, via the exons ATGCAGGTGTCCATCGCCTGCACGGAGCACAACCTGAAGAGCCGGAGCAGCGAGGACCGGCTGTGCGGCCTTCGCACCATCGCACCCGGCGGGGGCTGCCCCAgcggaggagggggcgggggaggtggaggaggaggcgggggtggaggtgggggaggcCAGGGGGGAAATGGCCACCAGGTGCAGATGAAGTCGAGGGCGGCGGTGGCCACGCGAACCGTCACCCAGGGACACGCCCACATGAAGGAGACCATCGGACGGCACAGCAGCATGAAGTACAG GAACCTGGGGAAGTCAGGGCTGAGAGTATCCTGTCTGGGACTAG GCACCTGGGTGACCTTTGGCTCCCAAATCTCAGATGAA atGGCAGAGAACGTGATGACCATCGCTTATGAAAATGGCGTAAACCTCTTTGACACAGCAGAGGTTTATGCCTCAGGAAG GGCTGAAATCACCCTGggaaacatcattaagaagaaaggaTGGAG acgatCCAGCTTTGTAGTGACCACTAAGATCTACTGGGGAGGACA GGCGGAGACAGAAAGGGGGCTGTCCAGAAAGCACATCATTGAAG GCCTGAGGGGCTCCCTGTCCCGTCTGCAGCTGGAGTACGTGGACATCGTATTCGCCAACCGCACCGATGTCAACAGCCCTATGGAAG AGGTGGTACGTGCCATGACCTTCGTGATTAATCAGGGAATGGCCATGTACTGGGGCACCTCCCGCTGGAGCGCCATGGAGATAATG GAGGCGTACTCTGTTGCGCGGCAGTTTAACCTGATACCTCCAGTGTGTGAGCAGGCTGAGTACCACTACTTCCAGAGAGACAAGGTGGAGGTCCAGCTGCCTGAGCTCTACCACAAGATTG GTGTTGGTGCGATGACCTGGTCCCCCTTGGCCTGTGGCCTGATCACTGGGAAGTACAGTGATGGGGTACCAGACTGCTCACGGGCCGCCATGAAG gGGTACCAGTGGCTCAAGGAGCGTGTGAACAGTGAGGAGGGGCGCAGGCAGCTTGCCAAAATTAAAGAGCTCCACCTGCTGGCTGACAGACTGGGCTGTACAGCTGCACAACTGGCCATTG CTTGGTGTCTACGCAGTGAGGGAGTGAGCTCTGTGTTGATGGGAGTCTCCAATACTGAACAGCTTCTGGAGAACCTGGGCTCCATACGG GTCCTGTCTCAGATGACGGCACAGACAGTGAACGAGATGGACTCTCTCCTGGGAAACAAGCCGCACTCCAAGAAGGAGTCGCGTGCATGA
- the LOC133124319 gene encoding motile sperm domain-containing protein 1-like, producing the protein MMHQGQSSPDGIQETGRVRKKDRHAPSPSAAVVGHPKSQDSLPVFLFPTELVFYAQEHSSHRRVLTFYNPYSFVLRFKVLCTAPALYTVVEAEGNVRARSCVDIVVRHQDVSSRNWGRRDRFRLEVSGGGQRGTREIWAELRGGEGAEKPLETPQGRAAPPMSSAAMFPPGVLNPDRGRDASLFALYIVVGLVCITCLMLPLHSEPSPLVPLHIHVTVMQKLVCAYILGLLTMVFLR; encoded by the exons ATGATGCACCAGGGCCAAAGCAGTCCAGATGGTATCCAGGAGACGGGCAGAGTAAGGAAGAAGGACAGGCATGCCCCCAGCCCCTCGGCTGCTGTCGTTGGTCACCCTAAGTCACAGGACAGCCTCCCTGTGTTCCTGTTCCCCACAGAGCTGGTGTTCTACGCTCaggagcacagctcacacagaaGGGTCCTAACCTTCTATAATCCTTACAGCTTTGTGCTGAGGTTCAAAG TGCTCTGCACAGCTCCTGCTCTCTACACGGTAGTTGAAGCGGAGGGCAATGTGAGGGCCCGGTCCTGTGTAGATAT TGTAGTGCGGCACCAGGATGTCAGCTCCAGGAACTGGGGGCGAAGGGACCGCTTCAGGCTGGAGGTGtcgggaggggggcagagggggacgCGGGAAATCTGGGCCGAgctgagggggggtgagggagcgGAGAAGCCCCTGGAGACCCCTCAGGGAAGAGCTGCACCTCCAATGAGCTCGGCAGCCATGTTCCCTCCGGGGGTACTGAACCCCGACAGAG GTCGTGACGCCTCCCTGTTCGCTCTCTACATCGTTGTCGGGCTGGTGTGCATCACCTGCCTCATGCTCCCTTTGCACAGCGAGCCGAGCCCTCTGGTTCCACTGCACATTCATGTCACTGTTATGCAGAAACTGGTCTGTGCCTACATACTGG GCCTGCTCACCATGGTGTTTCTACGTTGA